The DNA sequence GGGTTTGATTTCGACCAGTTCGATGGCGAAGGTCAGGTCCTGACCGGCCAGCGGGTGGTTGGCGTCCAGCGTCACGGTGGTTTCGTTTGCATCGACGACGACGACCGGAATGGCCTGGCCGTTCTGGGCCTGCATCTGGAGGCGCGTGCCGACTTCGGTCGGGATCTCGGCCGGAATTTCGGTGCGCTGCACTTGCTGGCGCATGTCCGGATTGACCGGGCCGTAAGCCTGATCGCATGGCACGTTGACGGTTTTCTTGTCGCCGACAGCCATGCCCGCCATCGCGGAATCGAGGCCCGGGATGATCTGTCCGGAGCCGACCTGGAAGGCCAGCGGGTCACGTCCTTCGGAGCTGTCGAAGGTCGTGCCGTCGTTCAGCGTGCCGGTATAGTGAATGCTGACGGTGTCGCCGTTTTTGACCTGCGTCATGATAATTCCAATCTTTTCGGGGGTGTGGGTCATCAAAGGCCGCGTCGCTCTCGCGGGTGCTTTGGGGGTCTCACCCCACAACCTAGGATGTCAGGCCCGGATGTAAACCCGTGCCGCCGCCTGCTTACAGCGCCTTGCGCA is a window from the uncultured Hyphomonas sp. genome containing:
- a CDS encoding peptidylprolyl isomerase: MTQVKNGDTVSIHYTGTLNDGTTFDSSEGRDPLAFQVGSGQIIPGLDSAMAGMAVGDKKTVNVPCDQAYGPVNPDMRQQVQRTEIPAEIPTEVGTRLQMQAQNGQAIPVVVVDANETTVTLDANHPLAGQDLTFAIELVEIKPAA